In the Variovorax sp. S12S4 genome, one interval contains:
- a CDS encoding Bax inhibitor-1/YccA family protein yields the protein MNDRVTTLDTSTGYGQVLPQAERQRVLRNTYWLLALSLLPTVLGAWIGVSTGITRSLTGGLGLIVFLGGAFGFMFAIEKTKNSAAGVPVLLAFTFFMGLMLSRLIAMVLGFKNGSELIMTAFGGTAGVFFVMASLATVIKRDLSGMGKWLFVGAMVLMVGSIINVFVGSSAGMMAISVAAIGIFSAFMLYDLKQIMDGGETNYISATLALYLDLFNVFQSLLALLGIAGGERD from the coding sequence ATGAACGACCGCGTGACCACCCTCGACACTTCCACCGGCTACGGCCAGGTGCTGCCGCAGGCTGAGCGCCAACGCGTCCTGCGCAACACCTACTGGCTGCTCGCCCTGAGCCTGTTGCCCACCGTGCTGGGCGCATGGATCGGCGTGAGCACCGGTATTACCCGCTCGCTCACGGGCGGGCTGGGCCTTATCGTTTTCCTCGGCGGCGCCTTCGGCTTCATGTTCGCCATCGAGAAAACCAAGAACTCGGCCGCCGGCGTGCCGGTGCTGCTGGCCTTCACCTTCTTCATGGGCCTGATGCTGTCGCGGCTCATCGCCATGGTGCTGGGGTTCAAGAACGGCTCCGAGCTCATCATGACCGCGTTCGGCGGCACCGCCGGCGTGTTCTTCGTGATGGCTTCGCTGGCCACCGTGATCAAGCGCGACCTGTCCGGCATGGGCAAGTGGCTCTTCGTCGGCGCCATGGTGCTGATGGTGGGCTCCATCATCAACGTCTTCGTCGGCTCGAGCGCCGGCATGATGGCCATCTCGGTGGCCGCCATCGGCATCTTCTCGGCCTTCATGCTCTATGACCTGAAGCAGATCATGGACGGCGGCGAAACCAACTACATCAGCGCCACGCTCGCGCTCTACCTGGACCTGTTCAACGTATTCCAGAGCCTGCTGGCCCTGCTGGGCATTGCCGGCGGCGAGCGCGACTGA